One genomic window of Manihot esculenta cultivar AM560-2 chromosome 16, M.esculenta_v8, whole genome shotgun sequence includes the following:
- the LOC110611838 gene encoding protein argonaute 2 isoform X1, giving the protein MERGGYGYRGRRTGGRGQRGRGRGGSGGFGKEQQWIPSTQGGGGAQGHMGSNQSASSGGSAWHPSGGSSRGGGERGGSTSTRGREHMIPAPPPSAHRSSDVPESGPAVSGKGPSTRPVNISQHLASSSSPQDASNRFVPVKRPDKGGTLAVRTASLHVNHFPVRFNSDSIIRHYDIDVKPDVSPKNGRSAKISKSDLAMIRSKLFTDDPSQFPLSMTAYDGEKNIFSAVPLPTGKIKVEFSEGEDMKDRAYIINIKLVNELKLCKLKDYLSGKLFSIPRDILQGMDVVMKENPARHMVSVGRSFHSVEANEEDDLGFGITASRGFQHSLKPTFQGLAMCLDYSVLAFRKRLPVINFLMEHIPGFNLNDFGSFRKDVENALKGLKVTVTHRVTKQKYTIAGLTKDNALYLSFLSEDPNGKTPPKKVHLVEYFRQKYQDIKFKDIPCLDLGTNNRKNYVPMEFCVLVEGQIYPKEHLDRNAALFLKKMSLATPRDRQRIICDMVSAGDGPCGGNIIRNFGMEVDMNMTSVVGRVIGPPELKLSAPNGRVIRIAVDKEKCHWNLLGKGVVEGKPADRWAVLDFSSSERGRYKLRSEQFIPKLRARCENLRISMKEPLFYHPATMHAFSNIDLLHHLLEVANDRAYKICGGRLQFILCVMSRKDSGYKYLKWISETRVGVVTQCCLSDLANNGNDQYLANLALKINAKLGGSNVELIDRLPLFEGEGHVMFVGADVNHPGSRNKTSPSIAAVVATVNWPAANRYAARVRPQEHRKEKIINFGDMCVELVETYVRLNRVKPGNIVIFRDGVSEGQFDMVLNEELIDLKRAFRSINYAPTVTLIVAQKRHQTRLFPAGRSGGNSNGNVSPGTVVDSKIVHPFEYDFYLCSHYGSLGTSKPTHYHVLWDEHGFSSDQLQKLIYNMCYTFARCTKPVSLVPPVYYADLVAYRGRLYYEAVMDGQSPASASSSTSSAATSSLSSAASLDDRFYRLHAELENMMFFV; this is encoded by the exons ATGGAGAGAGGAGGGTATGGTTATAGAGGAAGACGTACGGGTGGAAGAGGTCAAAGAGGAAGAGGTCGAGGTGGTAGTGGCGGCTTTGGCAAGGAGCAACAATGGATACCATCAACTCAAGGTGGAGGTGGAGCCCAGGGTCACATGGGGTCTAACCAGAGTGCTAGTAGCGGTGGTTCGGCGTGGCACCCAAGTGGTGGCTCTAGTAGGGGTGGTGGAGAACGTGGAGGATCGACCTCAACTAGGGGTAGGGAGCACATGATTCCCGCTCCACCTCCCTCTGCTCATCGGAGTTCTGATGTCCCTGAATCAGGGCCTGCTGTATCTGGTAAAG GTCCTAGCACTCGACCTGTGAATATTTCACAACATTTGgcttcctcttcttctcctcAAGATGCAAGCAATAGATTTGTCCCAGTCAAACGGCCAGATAAAGGTGGCACACTGGCTGTTCGAACTGCTAGCCTTCATGTTAATCATTTCCCTGTCAGGTTCAATTCAGATAGTATCATAAGGCATTATGATATTGATGTTAAACCAGACGTGTCTCCCAAGAATGGTCGATCTGCGAAAATATCAAAGTCTGATTTGGCAATGATCAGGAGCAAGTTATTTACTGATGATCCTTCTCAGTTTCCCTTGTCAATGACTGCATATGATGGTGAGAAGAACATTTTCAGTGCTGTTCCTTTGCCCACTGGAAAGATTAAGGTGGAGTTCTCTGAGGGGGAAGACATGAAGGATCGTGCttacataattaatataaagCTTGTGAATGAACTCAAGCTTTGCAAGTTGAAGGATTACTTAAGTGGGAAACTGTTTTCAATCCCTCGTGACATATTGCAAGGGATGGATGTTGTAATGAAGGAGAACCCAGCTAGGCATATGGTTTCTGTCGGCCGCAGCTTTCACTCAGTTGAAGCTAATGAAGAAGATGACCTTGGATTTGGCATCACAGCTTCCAGAGGGTTTCAACATAGCCTTAAGCCCACCTTCCAGGGTCTAGCCATGTGCTTGGACTATTCTGTCCTGGCATTTCGCAAGCGACTTCcagtaataaattttcttatggAGCATATTCCAGGGTTTAACTTAAATGATTTCGGAAGCTTTAGAAAAGATGTTGAAAATGCACTGAAGGGACTGAAAGTTACAGTGACTCACCGTGTTACCAAACAAAAATATACTATAGCTGGACTTACAAAGGATAATGCACTGTATCTTTCATTTTTGTCTGAAGACCCAAATGGCAAAACCCCACCTAAGAAAGTACATCTTGTTGAATATTTCAGGCAAAAATACCAGGATATAAAATTCAAAGACATTCCTTGCCTTGATTTGGGCACAAACAACCGAAAAAATTATGTACCCATGGAGTTCTGTGTCCTAGTTGAGGGTCAGATTTATCCAAAGGAGCATTTGGATAGAAATGCAGCCCTCTTTTTGAAGAAGATGTCGCTGGCAACTCCAAGGGATCGGCAGAGAATAATATGTGATATGGTATCTGCTGGAGATGGGCCTTGTGG TGGGAACATAATCCGGAATTTTGGAATGGAAGTTGACATGAACATGACTTCAGTGGTGGGCCGTGTGATTGGGCCACCAGAGTTGAAACTAAGTGCTCCCAATGGAAGGGTAATTAGAATTGCTGTTGACAAGGAGAAGTGTCACTGGAATCTTCTTGGAAAAGGAGTGGTGGAAGGGAAACCAGCTGATCGGTGGGCTGTGCTTGACTTTAGTTCCTCTGAACGCGGTCGTTATAAATTAAGGTCAGAGCAATTCATTCCAAAGCTTCGAGCTCGGTGTGAGAATCTGAGAATTTCTATGAAAGAGCCTCTCTTCTACCATCCTGCTACAATGCATGCATTCTCAAATATTGATTTACTTCATCATCTGCTTGAAGTTGCTAATGATCGTGCATATAAGATTTGCGGAGGCCGGTTGCAATTTATTCTTTGTGTGATGTCTAGGAAGGATTCTGGTTACAAGTATCTTAAGTGGATTTCTGAGACCAGAGTTGGTGTAGTGACTCAATGTTGCTTGTCTGATCTTGCTAACAATGGGAATGACCAGTATCTTGCTAATCTTGCTCTGAAGATAAATGCAAAGCTTGGAGGTAGCAATGTGGAGCTCATTGATCGACTTCCATTGTTTGAAGGTGAGGGccatgttatgtttgttggggCTGATGTTAATCATCCTGGCTCCCGGAACAAGACAAGTCCATCTATAGCTGCTGTTGTTGCCACTGTAAATTGGCCTGCTGCAAACCGCTATGCAGCTCGTGTTCGTCCCCAGGAACATCGTAAGGAGAAGATTATCAATTTTGGAGATATGTGTGTTGAGCTTGTTGAAACTTATGTTCGGCTGAATAGAGTCAAACCAGGTAATATTGTAATATTCCGTGACGGGGTAAGTGAGGGCCAGTTTGATATGGTTCTCAATGAAGAGTTAATCGATCTCAAGAGAGCATTTAGATCAATCAATTATGCACCAACTGTTACACTTATTGTGGCCCAAAAGCGGCACCAGACTCGTTTGTTTCCTGCAGGCAGGAGTGGTGGGAACTCAAATGGGAATGTGTCTCCTGGCACAGTTGTGGACTCTAAAATTGTGCATCCATTTGAGTATGATTTCTATCTTTGTAGCCATTACGGAAGCCTTGGGACGAGCAAGCCCACACACTATCATGTACTGTGGGATGAACATGGTTTCAGTTCTGATCAATTGCAGAAGCTCATATATAATATGTGCTACACATTTGCTCGATGCACAAAACCTGTGTCCTTGGTTCCACCAGTGTACTATGCTGACCTTGTTGCTTACAGGGGAAGGCTGTATTATGAAGCAGTAATGGATGGGCAATCTCCAGCTTCAGCATCATCTTCAACCTCTTCAGCAGCGACATCATCGCTTTCATCGGCTGCTTCATTGGATGACAGATTCTACAGATTACATGCTGAACTGGAGAACATGATGTTCTTCGTTTGA
- the LOC110611838 gene encoding protein argonaute 2 isoform X2 — protein sequence MERGGYGYRGRRTGGRGQRGRGRGGSGGFGKEQQWIPSTQGGGGAQGHMGSNQSASSGGSAWHPSGGSSRGGGERGGSTSTRGREHMIPAPPPSAHRSSDVPESGPAVSGPSTRPVNISQHLASSSSPQDASNRFVPVKRPDKGGTLAVRTASLHVNHFPVRFNSDSIIRHYDIDVKPDVSPKNGRSAKISKSDLAMIRSKLFTDDPSQFPLSMTAYDGEKNIFSAVPLPTGKIKVEFSEGEDMKDRAYIINIKLVNELKLCKLKDYLSGKLFSIPRDILQGMDVVMKENPARHMVSVGRSFHSVEANEEDDLGFGITASRGFQHSLKPTFQGLAMCLDYSVLAFRKRLPVINFLMEHIPGFNLNDFGSFRKDVENALKGLKVTVTHRVTKQKYTIAGLTKDNALYLSFLSEDPNGKTPPKKVHLVEYFRQKYQDIKFKDIPCLDLGTNNRKNYVPMEFCVLVEGQIYPKEHLDRNAALFLKKMSLATPRDRQRIICDMVSAGDGPCGGNIIRNFGMEVDMNMTSVVGRVIGPPELKLSAPNGRVIRIAVDKEKCHWNLLGKGVVEGKPADRWAVLDFSSSERGRYKLRSEQFIPKLRARCENLRISMKEPLFYHPATMHAFSNIDLLHHLLEVANDRAYKICGGRLQFILCVMSRKDSGYKYLKWISETRVGVVTQCCLSDLANNGNDQYLANLALKINAKLGGSNVELIDRLPLFEGEGHVMFVGADVNHPGSRNKTSPSIAAVVATVNWPAANRYAARVRPQEHRKEKIINFGDMCVELVETYVRLNRVKPGNIVIFRDGVSEGQFDMVLNEELIDLKRAFRSINYAPTVTLIVAQKRHQTRLFPAGRSGGNSNGNVSPGTVVDSKIVHPFEYDFYLCSHYGSLGTSKPTHYHVLWDEHGFSSDQLQKLIYNMCYTFARCTKPVSLVPPVYYADLVAYRGRLYYEAVMDGQSPASASSSTSSAATSSLSSAASLDDRFYRLHAELENMMFFV from the exons ATGGAGAGAGGAGGGTATGGTTATAGAGGAAGACGTACGGGTGGAAGAGGTCAAAGAGGAAGAGGTCGAGGTGGTAGTGGCGGCTTTGGCAAGGAGCAACAATGGATACCATCAACTCAAGGTGGAGGTGGAGCCCAGGGTCACATGGGGTCTAACCAGAGTGCTAGTAGCGGTGGTTCGGCGTGGCACCCAAGTGGTGGCTCTAGTAGGGGTGGTGGAGAACGTGGAGGATCGACCTCAACTAGGGGTAGGGAGCACATGATTCCCGCTCCACCTCCCTCTGCTCATCGGAGTTCTGATGTCCCTGAATCAGGGCCTGCTGTATCTG GTCCTAGCACTCGACCTGTGAATATTTCACAACATTTGgcttcctcttcttctcctcAAGATGCAAGCAATAGATTTGTCCCAGTCAAACGGCCAGATAAAGGTGGCACACTGGCTGTTCGAACTGCTAGCCTTCATGTTAATCATTTCCCTGTCAGGTTCAATTCAGATAGTATCATAAGGCATTATGATATTGATGTTAAACCAGACGTGTCTCCCAAGAATGGTCGATCTGCGAAAATATCAAAGTCTGATTTGGCAATGATCAGGAGCAAGTTATTTACTGATGATCCTTCTCAGTTTCCCTTGTCAATGACTGCATATGATGGTGAGAAGAACATTTTCAGTGCTGTTCCTTTGCCCACTGGAAAGATTAAGGTGGAGTTCTCTGAGGGGGAAGACATGAAGGATCGTGCttacataattaatataaagCTTGTGAATGAACTCAAGCTTTGCAAGTTGAAGGATTACTTAAGTGGGAAACTGTTTTCAATCCCTCGTGACATATTGCAAGGGATGGATGTTGTAATGAAGGAGAACCCAGCTAGGCATATGGTTTCTGTCGGCCGCAGCTTTCACTCAGTTGAAGCTAATGAAGAAGATGACCTTGGATTTGGCATCACAGCTTCCAGAGGGTTTCAACATAGCCTTAAGCCCACCTTCCAGGGTCTAGCCATGTGCTTGGACTATTCTGTCCTGGCATTTCGCAAGCGACTTCcagtaataaattttcttatggAGCATATTCCAGGGTTTAACTTAAATGATTTCGGAAGCTTTAGAAAAGATGTTGAAAATGCACTGAAGGGACTGAAAGTTACAGTGACTCACCGTGTTACCAAACAAAAATATACTATAGCTGGACTTACAAAGGATAATGCACTGTATCTTTCATTTTTGTCTGAAGACCCAAATGGCAAAACCCCACCTAAGAAAGTACATCTTGTTGAATATTTCAGGCAAAAATACCAGGATATAAAATTCAAAGACATTCCTTGCCTTGATTTGGGCACAAACAACCGAAAAAATTATGTACCCATGGAGTTCTGTGTCCTAGTTGAGGGTCAGATTTATCCAAAGGAGCATTTGGATAGAAATGCAGCCCTCTTTTTGAAGAAGATGTCGCTGGCAACTCCAAGGGATCGGCAGAGAATAATATGTGATATGGTATCTGCTGGAGATGGGCCTTGTGG TGGGAACATAATCCGGAATTTTGGAATGGAAGTTGACATGAACATGACTTCAGTGGTGGGCCGTGTGATTGGGCCACCAGAGTTGAAACTAAGTGCTCCCAATGGAAGGGTAATTAGAATTGCTGTTGACAAGGAGAAGTGTCACTGGAATCTTCTTGGAAAAGGAGTGGTGGAAGGGAAACCAGCTGATCGGTGGGCTGTGCTTGACTTTAGTTCCTCTGAACGCGGTCGTTATAAATTAAGGTCAGAGCAATTCATTCCAAAGCTTCGAGCTCGGTGTGAGAATCTGAGAATTTCTATGAAAGAGCCTCTCTTCTACCATCCTGCTACAATGCATGCATTCTCAAATATTGATTTACTTCATCATCTGCTTGAAGTTGCTAATGATCGTGCATATAAGATTTGCGGAGGCCGGTTGCAATTTATTCTTTGTGTGATGTCTAGGAAGGATTCTGGTTACAAGTATCTTAAGTGGATTTCTGAGACCAGAGTTGGTGTAGTGACTCAATGTTGCTTGTCTGATCTTGCTAACAATGGGAATGACCAGTATCTTGCTAATCTTGCTCTGAAGATAAATGCAAAGCTTGGAGGTAGCAATGTGGAGCTCATTGATCGACTTCCATTGTTTGAAGGTGAGGGccatgttatgtttgttggggCTGATGTTAATCATCCTGGCTCCCGGAACAAGACAAGTCCATCTATAGCTGCTGTTGTTGCCACTGTAAATTGGCCTGCTGCAAACCGCTATGCAGCTCGTGTTCGTCCCCAGGAACATCGTAAGGAGAAGATTATCAATTTTGGAGATATGTGTGTTGAGCTTGTTGAAACTTATGTTCGGCTGAATAGAGTCAAACCAGGTAATATTGTAATATTCCGTGACGGGGTAAGTGAGGGCCAGTTTGATATGGTTCTCAATGAAGAGTTAATCGATCTCAAGAGAGCATTTAGATCAATCAATTATGCACCAACTGTTACACTTATTGTGGCCCAAAAGCGGCACCAGACTCGTTTGTTTCCTGCAGGCAGGAGTGGTGGGAACTCAAATGGGAATGTGTCTCCTGGCACAGTTGTGGACTCTAAAATTGTGCATCCATTTGAGTATGATTTCTATCTTTGTAGCCATTACGGAAGCCTTGGGACGAGCAAGCCCACACACTATCATGTACTGTGGGATGAACATGGTTTCAGTTCTGATCAATTGCAGAAGCTCATATATAATATGTGCTACACATTTGCTCGATGCACAAAACCTGTGTCCTTGGTTCCACCAGTGTACTATGCTGACCTTGTTGCTTACAGGGGAAGGCTGTATTATGAAGCAGTAATGGATGGGCAATCTCCAGCTTCAGCATCATCTTCAACCTCTTCAGCAGCGACATCATCGCTTTCATCGGCTGCTTCATTGGATGACAGATTCTACAGATTACATGCTGAACTGGAGAACATGATGTTCTTCGTTTGA